In the Xanthobacteraceae bacterium genome, GGCAGCCGCGCGTTCTTCAAGGACCAGCGCGCGCACCAGGTCGGCGATATCCTGACCATCAAGGTCAAGATTCAGGACAAGGCCGAGATCGACAACGAGACCAAGCGTTCGCGCAATACCAAAGAAGATTCCGGCATCGACAATCTGTTTGGCCTCATGAAAATTCCTTTCACCAAACAGGCCATCCCGAACCGCCTGCTGACGGCAGACTCGACGACGCAAACCGACGGCAAAGGCTCGGTGAACCGGCAGGAAGCGCTGCTCACCAACGTCGCCGCAGTCGTCACGCAGGTTTTGCCGAACGGCAACCTCGTGATCGAGGGCAAGCAGGAAGTGCGCGTCAACTTCGAGATGCGCGAACTGATCGTCGCAGGCATCGTGCGGCCGGAAGACATCGAAGCCGACAACACGCTCGACTCGCAGAAGATCGCGCAAGCGCGCATCTCCTACGGTGGCCGTGGCCAGATCACCGATGTGCAGCAACCGCGATGGGGCCATCAGATCTTCGACGCGATCCTGCCCTTCTAGTTTTGCCGCCCGTTCCGGTTTTGTAAGCGCGCCGCTCCCAGCTCCCCCTGAAGGCGCGCGGAGTACGCCGGCCCAGCTCCCCTTGGCTGGCGATCTGACGGCCCCCGCACTCCCCCGCGGGGGCCGTCTTCCTTTTTGATCTGTGCTACTGTGCGGAAAATACATTCTCCGGGAGAAAATGAATTGCTGAACCGCCGCACCCTGCTTGCCGGAATGGCTGCGACGACGATTGCGCCGCGAACTTCGCGCGCGCAGAACCTGCGGGACGCGACGGGACGTGAGTTGAAAATTCCCGCGAGCGTGAAGCGCGTATTCCCTGCCGGGCCACCGGCAGCGATCATGCTCTATTCAGTCGCGCCGGAATTGCTGCTCGGCTGGCCGCGCGCGCTTCGCAAGGAAGAGGCAGAGTTTCTGCTCCCTGAAATTGCAAGCCGTCCGGAACTGGGGCGCATCACCGGACGCGGCAACACGGCAAATCTTGAGAGCGTACTGGCGCTCAAACCAGACATGATTCTCGACGTCGGCTCCACCAGCCAGACCTATGTTTCTCTGGCCGAACGCGTACAGGAGCAGACAGGAATTCCCTATGTACTGCTCGACGGGCGCTTCGACGCCATTCACACTTCGTACCGCACCCTAGGCGAACTGACCCGCCGCCGCGAAGACGCGAACGTGCGCGCCGATTACGCAGAAAAAACCTTCGAGAGCGTTCTGAAACGTATCGCCGATGTTCCGCAGGAAAAGCGTCCGAAAGTTTATTACGCCCGCAGCCCGCGCGGACTGGAGACGGGTCTTGGCGGCTCCATTAATGTCGAGTCGATTGAGATGATGGCGCAGAATGTCGCCGGAGCCACGCGCGGCGGCATGGCCAATGTTTCCATCGAGCAGGTGCTGCTCTGGAACCCGGACGCCATCGTCACCATCGAACCCGAATTCGCAAAGAACGTGAAAACCGATCCTGCGTGGGCGAACGTATCGGCCGTAAAAAACGGGCGCGTCTATCTTTCGCCGCACGTTCCCTTCGGCTGGGTAGACTTCCCGCCTTCGGTAAACCGTTTGATCGGCCTGTGGTGGCTCGGAAAGATTCTTTATCCGGAAAAATTCCCCGAAGACATCGCCGCGCTGGCTCGCGAATTTCACAAGCTGATCTATCATGTCACGCCCACCGAAGCGCAGATTGCGCGCGTGCTGAGCGGACAAGTCTGAGATCATGCGCCGCTCCGCCCTGCCCGGTCTTGCCCTTGCGATTGGTTGCGTGATCGCAGGCTTCGCAATCGCAATGCTTGTCGGGCGTTTTCCGATCTCGGTCGGCGACATATTCGGCGCGCTTTGGGGAAAAATCACCGGCACGGCGAGCGGCGTCGTTCCCGCCGCCGAAACCGTAATCCTGCAAGTACGCGGACCACGCGTGCTCGCCGCTTTCTTCGTTGGCGCGGCGTTGAGCGTAGCGGGCACCGCATTCCAGGGATTGTTTCGCAATCCACTGGTGTCGCCCGACATTCTCGGCGCGTCATCGGGTGCGGCCCTCGGCGCCGTACTCGGTATTTTCTTTTCGCTGAATGTATTCGCGATTCAGGGCTTCGCCTTCATCGGCGGATTGATCGCGGTCGCGGCGGTCTATCTGATCGGTTCGGCATTGCGCAGCCGCGACCCGATCCTCGTGCTGGTATTGACCGGCGTCGTGATCGGTTCGCTGCTGGGCGCTGGCGTCGGCCTCGTGAAATATCTCGCCGACCCGTACAACCAGTTACCCGCGATGACGTTCTGGTTGCTCGGCAGCCTCGCCGCTACCGGACCGAAAGATCTGTGGCCGCTGTTCGGACTGGTCGCGCTCGGCACACTGGTCTTGATCGTGTTGCGCCATCGCATGAATGTCATGACGCTTCCCGAAGAAGAAGCGCGCGCACTCGGAGTACCGACCGGCCCGCTGCGCATTGCCATCGTCGCGGCGGCGACGCTGGTCACGTCTGCGAGCGTCGCGACTGCCGGCATCATCGGCTGGGTCGGCCTTGTCGTGCCGCACATGGCGCGCTCGATTGCCGGGCCGGATTTCGCGCGCCTGTTGCCGGTCGCGGCGCTACTGGGCGGAAGTTTTCTACTCATCATCGACACGCTCGCGCGCACCATCGCACCCATCGAAGTGCCGCTCGGTATTCTCACCGCCGTCGTCGGCACGCCGTTCTTTATCTGGCTGCTTGCCTCTATGCAGCGGGATTGGGCATGACGCTCGCAGGGAAAAACCTGAGCATCGGCTACCCGCGCCATCTGGTGGGAAGCAACATCGGCGTTCATCTGAACGAAGGCGAAGCGCTCGCGCTGCTCGGCCCGAACGGCGGCGGCAAAACCACGTTGCTGAAGACCCTGCTCGGTTTGCTGCCGCCACTCGCGGGCAGCGTGACGTTGCGTGAAAAGCCCCTCGGCGAATTCTCCGCGCGCGAACGTGCGCGCATCATCGCCTATGTTCCGCAGGTTCATCACGGCACCTTCGCATTTCCGGTGGAAAGCGTGGTGCTGATGGGGCGCACCGCGCACGGCTCGATTTTCGCGCGTCCGTCCGCGAACGACCGCAAGATCGCGGCGCAAGCGATGGAGCGCTTCAATATTCTCCGGCTCGCGGAGCGTCCCTATACCGAAATCTCCGGCGGCGAGCGGCAGCTTGTATTGCTTGCGCGCGCGCTCGCACAGGAGCCACGCTTTGTCGTGCTGGACGAGCCGACTGCTGCACTTGACTTCGGCAATCAGGGAAAAGTTTTGCAGGAAATCCGCGCGCTGACTCAATCGGGACTGGGCGTCTTGTTCACGACGCATGATCCGAACCACGCCCTGCGCGCATCCGACCGCGCGTACCTGTTGCGCGACGGAGGCGTGATCGGCGGCGGCGATTCCGCCGCCATACTCACGCGCAAGAATCTCGAAAAGCTGTATGCCGCGCCGGTGGAAACGATTTCCGAGCAGAAACGCATCGCGTTCCTTCCCGGATAAACGCTGTTTCACTGGCAAATCCGGCTGTCACGGTTCCATTTTCGATTTGCAAACTGTCTGTTTACCTGCAGGCGCGAGTCTGCCCGCCTGTTCAATTTGCGGGGCGTATCATGGCCGGCGACGACGATAACAATGCCTATGTTTTCCGTTTTCTCGACCACCGCGACCATATGGTAGAGCGCGAAGTCGAGCAGTGCCTCGACGATGCCGACGCCAATACGCGCGGCAAACATCGCGCCGGTTTCCGCGCCATCGAGGTCTGGCAGGACGACCGTTTCGTCGGCCGTTGGGAAAAGACCGAAGCCTGATCTTCGCTTAGGCATGGAACTTGTTACGCCTCGGATCGTTCTGATGCCGTGGGAAATGGCACTGCGACAGCCGGGACGAGTTTGTGGGAGAAATCCCACTCCGGAATTCCATCCAAAAAACTGAACAAGGACATCCGCACCGAAGTTCTGGTCGTCGGTGCGGGCATCACCGGTTCGCTGGTCGCCGAAGCATTGACCGCAATCGGCCGTGAAGTGACGGTGATCGACCGTCACCCGCCCGGCGGCGGTTCTACGGCTGCAAGCACATCCTTGTTGCTGTTTGAAATCGACAAGCCGCTGGTCGTCCTCGGCGCACAGATCGGCCCGCAAAAGGCGGAGCGGGCTTGGCTGCGGTCCTACCGCGCGATGCGCTCCTTGACCGAAAAAATTCAGACCCTCGGCATCGACTGTGAATATGCCAGTCGAGACGCCTTGCTGCTTCCGGGCAAGGTGCTTGGCCCAGCCGGATTGCGACGCGAGTGCGAAGCACGAATTGCGCTTGGCTTTCCTTCGCGCGTGGCAGAGCGTGAAGAGCTGGTACGGGAATTCGGCATCGACCGCCCCTGCGCAATCATATCGGGCAATTCTGCGGAGTCGCATCCCGTGAAGATGTCGCTTGGTATTTTGCAGCACGCGATCGAAAGCGGCGCGAAACTATTCACACTGGTTGACGCGAAATCTCTTGAAACAAACAGGAAGCAAGCTGTCGTCACGACGGCATCCGGCATTCGAATTTCCGCGGATTACGTCGTACTCTGCTGCGGATTTGAATTACCCGGATTTCTCTCCGCGAAACGCCACCAGATCGTTTCAACCTGGGCCGCCGCTACGAGACCGCAGCCGGAAAACATCTGGCCGTCCCGCGCGCTGATCTGGGAAGCGGCCGATCCTTACGTCTACATTCGAACTACATTGGACGGCCGTGTCGTCATCGGCGGCGAAGACGAGTCGCACGACGACAACATGCGCCGGAAAAAACGCATGCCCGCCAAGATTGCCCGCTTCAGGAGCAAGCTAAAAAGACTGATGCCGCAGATCGCGTTCGAAGACGAAGACGTGGAATATTCATGGGCCGGCGCCTTCGGCGCTTCGGCAACCGGCTTGCCAGTGATCGGCAATGTACCGGGCATGCCGCGCGTCTGTGCCGTCCTTGGCTTCGGCGGCAATGGCACGACCTATGCACAAGTGGCCGCGGAAATGATCGCCAATGCATTGAGCGGAAAGCCCGAACCGGACATAGACCTGTTCGCGTTCGGCGAAAACGATTGAACGGAATTATGCGAAGTTGATGCAGCGCCATCTGTCCTTCGTACGGAACGAAGGATAGCATCTCGCGGTTCAACCGGGGCTTGCCATGTCCTATTACGACGAATCGCCGCCGCGCCGCGGATCGGGTTTTTTCTCCGCTTTCATCGGGAAAGTTATTTTACTTGCGCTGACGATTGCCGTCGTCTGGCTGCTTTACGGCTATCTCGTCGCTTATCATCTCGACATTCTTGGCCGTGCCTACTCCACGCTACAGCCTTTGACCAACGCACTGTATTCGCTGGTCGAGAATTATTTTCCCGACGACATCAAATATAAATTCCGCGCGGCGATCACTGACGATCTCGGCCAGCGCTCGCTGTTTCTGTTGCTGCTCGCTGCCGCCGTCGAACTCGTGCTTTACACCATCTTCCGCATGATCAAGTCGCTGTTCGTGCGCGGATAAGGTGCATCAATTCCAGCGCGGCTGGGCGATGACGATGAACAGGAAGAACAGCGCAAACAGCAGCGCAGGGATAGCCGCAACGAGCAGCACGGCGCAGGCCGCGCCGCGATAGCCTTTGGCGTTCAACAGCCATCCCGCGGCGGGAATACCCAGCGCCGCGGCGAGCAGCGCAATCCAGATTCCGATATTGAACGACGAGACAGTGCCGTCGGAAACGCCCCAGAAGAAAAAGAACAGGACAACCGCCGCGGCAAGCGCCGCAATTCCGAACAGGATCCGGAACAGCAAGCGTTACTCGTCGCGATAGACGCGCTCGCGGCGCTCGTGACGCTCCTGCGCCTCGATCGAGAGCGTTGCAATCGGCCGCGCATCGAGACGCTTCAGAGAGATCGGCTCGCCGGTCTCCACGCAATAGCCATAGGAGCCATCGTCGATACGCGCCAGTGCGGCGTCGATCTTTGAGATCAGCTTGCGTTGGCGGTCGCGCGCGCGCAGTTCGATCGCCCGGTCGGTCTCCGACGAAGCACGATCCGCGAGATCGGGATGATTGACGTTCTCTTCCTGCAAATGCAGCAGCGTTTCCTTCGCTTCGCGGAGGATGTCTTCGCGCCAACGCAACAGCTTCTGCCGGAAGTATTCCTGCTGCCGCTCGTTCATGAACGGCTCGTCATCGGTAGGACGATAGTTCTCGACCAACGCAACCATGGAACAATCCCCTGTACTGCTCCCGGCCTTCTGCAGCCGGTGTTCTTGCTTTCCTCGCCCCGAATTGCGCGGGCTTATAGCCATGTCGCCGCCCGGCAGCAATGGCCGGACGGGCGCGGAAATAGCAGTGGAAAATCACAAGGCCGTAACGTCCGGCAGCGGTCGTAAAGCCGGAATTTTGGCGCTTTCAGGCGGCTTTAGGCGTGCGCTTGGCCAGTTCTACCGCGACCCGAAGCCCGATCTCGTCGAGCACGGTGTCGAGACCGTCGACGCCGCTCCGCTCTGAAAGCGAATCGAGCATGGCCTTCAGCCGGCCGAGCGTTTCCGGCCGCAGGTCGTCTCCCAGCAGTTCCGCCTTCAGTTCGTCGAGCAGATCGAGCGCCGATTTGCCCCGGCTCGCAAAGCGACGGCGGCGCGCGAGCGGGTCTTCCACGCCCTGCAAGGCGAGCAGCGAGTCGAGACCGCCGATGGATGCGGCTGCACCGGCGGTCGCGGCCTTGCCGGCCGGGCCGGTTTCTTCGAGCGTGAACGTGCCCGCCGCACTTGCGCGGCGCGGCGCGCTGGCTGCACTGGTCTGATTGCTCTGGGTCGCGGAATTGATCCGCATGGCCTGCTCCGGCCGGAGAAATGTTCGTTGTTCCGGCCTGCTTACCCTCGCGCCGGTATGGTTAACGAGCGGTTAAGGACCGGGAAGTTCTTGCCGGGTGGGCGCGCCATTTCTGCCGCCCGGCAGTCGCCGCACGCGCGCGCAATAAGGAAAAGCGATTCCCTTCAAGACGTTAGCGAACAGCGCGCCTTGGCACGCGCTTCGCAAAGGACTCTCCGGTTTCACATCGACCCGCTGGGGAGCCCTGTCGATGCCTATGTTCAAACGTCTCGTGTTTCTTCTGGCGCTCGGCGCCGTCCTTGCAGGCGATGCCCTCGGCGCTTCGCGCATCAAGGACCTGACCGACGTCGAAGGCGTGCGCGAGAACCAGTTGATCGGTTACGGCCTCGTGGTCGGCCTGAACAACACCGGCGACAGCCTCAACAACTCGCCATTCACGAAGCAGAGCCTGCAGGCGATGCTGGAGCGTCTCGGCGTCAACATCCGTGGCGCGCAATTGCGCACCGGCAACGTTGCGGCCGTCATGGTGACCGCGAACTTGCGCGCTTTCTCCACGCAAGGCACGCGCCTCGACGTGGTGGTCTCTGCGCTCGGCGACGCGAAAAGCCTGCAAGGCGGTACGCTCCTCGTCACGCCGCTACTTGGCGCGGACGGCAATGTCTATGCAGTCGCGCAGGGCACAGTTGCGGTCGCGGGCTTCCAAGCCGAAGGCGACGCCGCCAAGATCATCCGCGGCGTACCGACGGTGGGCCGCATCTCGAACGGCGCGGTGGTCGAGCGCGAGATCGATTTCGCGCTAAACCGTATGACCACGGTGCGCCTGTCGCTGCGCAATCCCGACCTCACCACCGCGAAGCGGATCGCGGGCGCCATCAACGATTTCCTCGGCGGCCCGGTCGCCGAACTGGTCGATCGCGCGACCGTCGCCCTCACCGTTCCCGAAAAATACAAGGGCAACATCGTCTCGTTGCTGACCGAGATCGAACCGATCGTGATCGAACCAGATCAGCCGGCCAAGGTCGTGATCGACGAGCGCTCCGGCATCATCGTGATGGGACGTGACGTGCGCGTCTCCACGGTCGCCGTCGCGCAGGGCAATCTCACCGTCACGATCACCGAACAGCCGCAGGTCAGCCAGCCCAATCCCTTTGCGCGCGGCCAGACCCGTGTCGTTCCGCGCACCCACATTCAGGTGCAGGAGGACGGCCGCAAGCTCGGCGTCGTTAACGAAGGGGTAACACTTAAGGAACTGGTCGATGGCCTGAACGCGCTCGGCGTGGGACCGCGCGACCTGATCTCCATTCTGCAAGCCATCAAGGCATCCGGTGCCATCCAGGCCGAAATCGAGGTGATGTAATGGTCGCCCCCGTCATGGCCGCGCTGACCGCCGCAAGCGCAATCGGCGAAGCCGTCGAGAAGCTCTCGCCTACCGCGAACCGCAAGGTGAAAGACGTCTCCCAGCAGTTCGAGAGCGTTTTTTTAACCAACATGTTCGAAGAAATGTTCGCGGGGGTCCAGGAACAGGACGGCCCGCTGGGTGCCGGCCCCGCGCAGAGTGCGTGGCGCTCGATGCTCACCGAGGAATACGCGAAGTCGGTCTCCGCCAATGGCGGTATCGGCATCGCGGATCAGGTTCAGCGTGAACTCGTAGCCTTGCAGGAGCGTACCCGATGACCGACGACGTGAAGCGTATCTCACAGGCGATCAAGAGCCGGGATGATGCCGAAACCCTGCTGCGCCGGATCGGCGACTGCATGGTCCAGCTCGTCCAGATCTTCGAAAAGGAAACCAAGCTGGTCGAGGCCGGGAAACTGGCCAGCGCCGCCGAATTGACCCAGCAGAAAACCGACCTCGCCGCCGCCTATCTCCGCGAGATCGAACTGCTGAAGGGCAACGCCGGCTTCATCGGCCAGACCGTGCCGGTGCTGGTCGACGAACTGCGCCGTGCGCACCAGACCTTCCGCGAAATTCTCAGCCACAACCTGCGCGTGGTCGCGACCGCCCAATCGGTTGCCGAAGGGATCATGCGCGGCGCTTCGGAAGAGGCCGCCCGCAAGTCCGGGCCGCAGAGCTACGGCTCGAACGGCAAGGTTGCCGCCCCCGCCCGCGGCGGGCGCCCGGTGATGGTCAGCCGCGCGAGCTGACCTCCCCAATCACGTTCAAACCGACGCCTTCGGAACGCCGGTCGGAAACGACCGGCGTTAACTATTTAACGCTTCATTAACCACGAAAAACCGCGGTTTTCCTCACCCTCCGCCGGGGAAGTAACCTTTTATTAGGCACGTTTCTTTACGTTTCCTGACGAATAGTAACCGCGCGAACGCGTGGATTCGGACAGAAGCAAAAGGACCGATGCCATGGCCAATGATGTAACTCTCTCGAAGGGCGTAAGAGCAAATCTCCTTTCGCTGCAAACCACGGCCGAACTCATGGCGCGCACGCAGGAGCGTCTTTCCACCGGCAAGAAGGTCAACTCGGCACTCGACAACCCGGTGAACTTCTTCACCGCAGCCGGTCTTCATGCCCGCGCAAACGATCTCGGCACCCTGCTCGACTCGATCGGTAACGGCGTGCAGACACTCGCCGCCGCTGACAAGGGCATCTCGGCAATCTCGAAACTCGTGGAAAGCCTCAAGTCCACGGCGAAACAGGCGATCATTGCCGGTCAACCTACCGCTACCTATGCGCTGAACGTTGCCGGTACGGCGATCCCGGCCGACGACGCGGTTGCGACGGGTACCGTTGGCTCAATCACCGGCGCTTCGACGCTGCAATCGCTCGGCATCGCGAACGGCGAAACCATCACCATCTCCGACGGCACCAACACCGTGACCCATACGGTCGTGAACGCAACGACCGAAGACATCGACGATCTCATCACCACGCTGAACGGCGGCGCGGCCACCTGGACCGTAGCGGTCAACGGCTCGGGCCAGCTCGAAGTGACAGCCGGCAGCAATGCGGACACGCTGACGATCTCCGGCAACGGTGCCGATAGCGTTT is a window encoding:
- a CDS encoding flagellar basal body L-ring protein FlgH; the encoded protein is MRQKMKMFRVIRGAAALTLAGSLLGGCANIDRIANMGQQPPLSPVNNPTTTPNYRPVSMPMPELQPVAYSPNSLWRNGSRAFFKDQRAHQVGDILTIKVKIQDKAEIDNETKRSRNTKEDSGIDNLFGLMKIPFTKQAIPNRLLTADSTTQTDGKGSVNRQEALLTNVAAVVTQVLPNGNLVIEGKQEVRVNFEMRELIVAGIVRPEDIEADNTLDSQKIAQARISYGGRGQITDVQQPRWGHQIFDAILPF
- a CDS encoding iron ABC transporter substrate-binding protein, producing the protein MLNRRTLLAGMAATTIAPRTSRAQNLRDATGRELKIPASVKRVFPAGPPAAIMLYSVAPELLLGWPRALRKEEAEFLLPEIASRPELGRITGRGNTANLESVLALKPDMILDVGSTSQTYVSLAERVQEQTGIPYVLLDGRFDAIHTSYRTLGELTRRREDANVRADYAEKTFESVLKRIADVPQEKRPKVYYARSPRGLETGLGGSINVESIEMMAQNVAGATRGGMANVSIEQVLLWNPDAIVTIEPEFAKNVKTDPAWANVSAVKNGRVYLSPHVPFGWVDFPPSVNRLIGLWWLGKILYPEKFPEDIAALAREFHKLIYHVTPTEAQIARVLSGQV
- a CDS encoding iron ABC transporter permease — encoded protein: MRRSALPGLALAIGCVIAGFAIAMLVGRFPISVGDIFGALWGKITGTASGVVPAAETVILQVRGPRVLAAFFVGAALSVAGTAFQGLFRNPLVSPDILGASSGAALGAVLGIFFSLNVFAIQGFAFIGGLIAVAAVYLIGSALRSRDPILVLVLTGVVIGSLLGAGVGLVKYLADPYNQLPAMTFWLLGSLAATGPKDLWPLFGLVALGTLVLIVLRHRMNVMTLPEEEARALGVPTGPLRIAIVAAATLVTSASVATAGIIGWVGLVVPHMARSIAGPDFARLLPVAALLGGSFLLIIDTLARTIAPIEVPLGILTAVVGTPFFIWLLASMQRDWA
- a CDS encoding ABC transporter ATP-binding protein encodes the protein MTLAGKNLSIGYPRHLVGSNIGVHLNEGEALALLGPNGGGKTTLLKTLLGLLPPLAGSVTLREKPLGEFSARERARIIAYVPQVHHGTFAFPVESVVLMGRTAHGSIFARPSANDRKIAAQAMERFNILRLAERPYTEISGGERQLVLLARALAQEPRFVVLDEPTAALDFGNQGKVLQEIRALTQSGLGVLFTTHDPNHALRASDRAYLLRDGGVIGGGDSAAILTRKNLEKLYAAPVETISEQKRIAFLPG
- a CDS encoding FAD-binding oxidoreductase gives rise to the protein MWEKSHSGIPSKKLNKDIRTEVLVVGAGITGSLVAEALTAIGREVTVIDRHPPGGGSTAASTSLLLFEIDKPLVVLGAQIGPQKAERAWLRSYRAMRSLTEKIQTLGIDCEYASRDALLLPGKVLGPAGLRRECEARIALGFPSRVAEREELVREFGIDRPCAIISGNSAESHPVKMSLGILQHAIESGAKLFTLVDAKSLETNRKQAVVTTASGIRISADYVVLCCGFELPGFLSAKRHQIVSTWAAATRPQPENIWPSRALIWEAADPYVYIRTTLDGRVVIGGEDESHDDNMRRKKRMPAKIARFRSKLKRLMPQIAFEDEDVEYSWAGAFGASATGLPVIGNVPGMPRVCAVLGFGGNGTTYAQVAAEMIANALSGKPEPDIDLFAFGEND
- the dksA gene encoding RNA polymerase-binding protein DksA, yielding MVALVENYRPTDDEPFMNERQQEYFRQKLLRWREDILREAKETLLHLQEENVNHPDLADRASSETDRAIELRARDRQRKLISKIDAALARIDDGSYGYCVETGEPISLKRLDARPIATLSIEAQERHERRERVYRDE
- the fliX gene encoding flagellar assembly regulator FliX (regulator of the sigma 54 transcriptional activator FlbD; represses FlbD when the class II flagellar structure is absent and activates FlbD when the structure is present) → MRINSATQSNQTSAASAPRRASAAGTFTLEETGPAGKAATAGAAASIGGLDSLLALQGVEDPLARRRRFASRGKSALDLLDELKAELLGDDLRPETLGRLKAMLDSLSERSGVDGLDTVLDEIGLRVAVELAKRTPKAA
- a CDS encoding flagellar basal body P-ring protein FlgI, with translation MPMFKRLVFLLALGAVLAGDALGASRIKDLTDVEGVRENQLIGYGLVVGLNNTGDSLNNSPFTKQSLQAMLERLGVNIRGAQLRTGNVAAVMVTANLRAFSTQGTRLDVVVSALGDAKSLQGGTLLVTPLLGADGNVYAVAQGTVAVAGFQAEGDAAKIIRGVPTVGRISNGAVVEREIDFALNRMTTVRLSLRNPDLTTAKRIAGAINDFLGGPVAELVDRATVALTVPEKYKGNIVSLLTEIEPIVIEPDQPAKVVIDERSGIIVMGRDVRVSTVAVAQGNLTVTITEQPQVSQPNPFARGQTRVVPRTHIQVQEDGRKLGVVNEGVTLKELVDGLNALGVGPRDLISILQAIKASGAIQAEIEVM
- a CDS encoding rod-binding protein is translated as MVAPVMAALTAASAIGEAVEKLSPTANRKVKDVSQQFESVFLTNMFEEMFAGVQEQDGPLGAGPAQSAWRSMLTEEYAKSVSANGGIGIADQVQRELVALQERTR